The following coding sequences lie in one Pungitius pungitius chromosome 18, fPunPun2.1, whole genome shotgun sequence genomic window:
- the LOC119226200 gene encoding sperm-associated antigen 16 protein encodes MNERAEWREKMKERADEGNKEVSSEEEERIVEEECEEEMREAALSAISIRTPTPSKQIVPKTPEAVDDFLRNFLRRAGLNQTLNVFEPEWYGSAQKLLSETLRTSWTGVFIPDALTHRQLLQRELETVRMETDRLRRDVLVAGESLVRTQRERDFHRLQHRRVAEEKNRLIKDFKQLKKHLESYEPVLRQLEDKYQAALREKSLITLEKDRVRNATDARLNEEKSQNLKESSIKRSDGGNTSPTKTRHPKDTEFPVRSRLVNPPLAQGTFNKWKSTFSLSFSFGAHKLPISCIDLHPQKLILATASDDRSWRLWELLPNEEKVGQMLTGEGHSDWLSGCCFHPDGAKLATTSGDCTVRLWDFSLGRCVLPLAGHSQPTWGCSFHCCGHFLASCSADRTAKVWDLNSQRCRLTLRRHTASVNSVCFLPLSNLLLTASADKTLATWDARLGVCTASFDGHQHPCNHAAFSPAADAVVASCDTRGIVHLWDVRKPAFPTATVDAGPLAANQVAFSPSGKTLAVAGSDGVVRVVQVDNGVTSSLSGSGDGVQSVTFDHEGETVMSAGRDGVISVWAGK; translated from the exons atgaatgaaagagcagagtggagagagaaaatgaaagaaagagcaGACGAGGGAAACAAGGAGGTttcctcagaggaggaggagaggattgtTGAGGAGGAATGtgaagaggagatgagggaGGCTGCCCTTTCCGCAATTTCCATAAGGACACCTACCCCGTCCAAACAGATTGTCCCCAAAACCCCGGAGGCAGTGGATGACTTCCTGAGGAACTTTCTGCGAAGGGCCGGTCTGAACCAAACTCTGAATGTCTTTGAGCCTGAATGGTACGGATCAGCTCAAAAGCTCCTGAGCGAAACTCTAAGGACGTCATGGACAGGCGTCTTCATTCctgatgctctcacacacaggcAGCTCCTCCAGAGGGAGCTGGAGACGGTACGCATGGAGACAGACCGCCTCAGACGGGACGTGCTGGTTGCGGGGGAGAGCCTGGtgaggacacagagggagagggacttCCACCGGCTACAGCACCGGCGGGTCGCTGAGGAGAAAAACAGGCTCATCAAGGACTTCAAACAGCTGAAGAAACACCTGGAGTCCTACGAGCCGGTGCTCAGGCAGCTGGAGGACAAATATCAAGCAGCCCTGAGGGAGAAATCGCTCATCACTTTGGAAAAGGACAGAGTTCGAAACGCCACCGACGCAAGACTGAATGAGGAGAAATCCCAAAACCTGAAAGAGAGCAGCATCAAAAGGAGCGACGGCGGTAATACATCACCAACCAAAACCAGACATCCAAAGGACACAGAGTTTCCTGTCCGCAGCAGGCTGGTGAACCCCCCTCTGGCTCAGGGGACATTTAACAAATGGAAAAGCACCTTCAGCCTGTCCTTCTCCTTCGGAGCCCACAAACTTCCTATCAGCTGCATTGACCTTCATCCACAAAAACTGATCCTCGCCACCGCCAGTGATGACCGCAGCTGGAGGCTGTGGGAGCTGCTACCCAACGAAGAGAAG GTTGGCCAGATGCTGACGGGTGAGGGTCATTCCGATTGGCTGTCTGGCTGCTGCTTTCACCCTGATGGAGCTAAACTGGCAACGACCAGTGGAGACTGTACG GTGCGGCTCTGGGATTTCTCCCTCGGCCGCTGTGTGCTGCCGCTGGCCGGTCACAGTCAGCCCACCTGGGGCTGCTCCTTCCACTGCTGCGGCCACTTCCTGGCCTCCTGCTCCGCCGACCGAACCGCCAAGGTGTGGGACCTGAACAGCCAGCGGTGCAGGCTCACGCTGCGTCGCCACACCGCCTCCGTCAACAGCGTCTGCTTCCTGCCCCTCTCCAACCTGCTCCTCACGGCCTCGGCTGACAAGACCCTCGCCACGTGGGACGCCCGGCTGGGCGTTTGCACTGCCAGCTTCGATGGACACCAGCACCCGTGCAACCACGCCGCCTTCAGCCCAGCGGCCGACGCCGTGGTGGCGTCCTGCGACACACGGGGCATCGTCCACCTGTGGGACGTCAGGAAACCTGCGTTTCCGACGGCAACGGTTGATGCCGGGCCACTGGCCGCCAACCAGGTGGCGTTCAGCCCGTCAGGGAAGACGCTGGCCGTCGCCGGCTCCGACGGTGTGGTCAGGGTGGTGCAGGTGGATAACGGCGTGACAAGTAGCCTGTCGGGATCTGGCGATGGCGTGCAGAGCGTGACGTTCGACCACGAGGGAGAGACCGTGATGTCAGCGGGGAGAGACGGGGTGATCAGCGTTTGGGCGGGAAAGTGA
- the c18h18orf54 gene encoding lung adenoma susceptibility protein 2, whose amino-acid sequence MEASGLVADCVSPESTVTSLLSSSGHLRSGLLAPQHDSTFRYREQNYISASAALDAYITDYEMSRQGGVALTRRPLLPRSPLPTDSRARLSTLRNRDVLRERLTDRELDFLNLPVSSLHHRGNRDRLSMTTDELLSIPYDGSMPVTHTSAFIQGLLSQSGSSDPSFSSSRPAHRTSDRLRSSHGTPQMNHHHHLHPTRTSRCRERPAAAMLNPHFEVDVSSVSCPGSAHRAAGSEWAEPSSSLHFPRWLTSNKTDMNCSGITSVPDLKYPAWIQRCDLSETPPPSEQLWDDHDVLLPGAPRNRAPSWVADLEEAEPDQTTNQLSLRDLRLQFAEQIPLLAAGRHSSDVMETLFRDNRMESLIQKADQVLDRLSHRSREAEPVGPTDCAEAVSQVNTEELLLCSPSRRHPFAWDQAPPSGSLTEELKTHRGAQEEISGLHSNVILKQPGPVEALKQMLFRLQAVEAELQRQQVPPPPTPSVGLQTEEAPVKQRLEGEAQLESFPGGPSLQRAMHHLSRLKVLVEEPREKHAEEERDEDEGRYSSSSADRLITQQKPCSS is encoded by the exons ATGGAGGCCAGCGGCTTGGTCGCAGACTGTGTGTCCCCTGAGTCCACGGTGACCTCCCTGCTGTCCAGCTCGGGTCACCTGAGGAGCGGCCTGCTGGCTCCCCAACACGACTCCACCTTCAGATACAGAGAGCAG AACTATATCTCAGCCTCGGCAGCCTTGGACGCCTACATCACAGACTATGAGATGAGTCGGCAGGGCGGCGTGGCGTTGACCAGGAGGCCTCTTCTCCCTCGCAGTCCGCTCCCCACTGACAGCAGAGCCAGATTGAGCACTCTCCGAAACAGAGACG TTCTCAGGGAGCGCTTGACCGACAGGGAGCTGGACTTCCTTAACCTCCCCGTCAGCTCTCTCCATCACCGTGGCAACCGAGACAGACTTTCCATGACGACAGACGAGCTGCTGTCCATCCCTTACGACGGCTCGATGCCCGTCACTCACACCTCCGCCTTCATCCAAG GTCTCCTGTCCCAGTCTGGATCCTCAGAccccagcttctcctcctccagaccgGCACACAGAACCTCTGACAGACTCCGCAGCAGCCACGGCACCCCCCAGatgaaccaccaccaccaccttcatCCAACCAGGACCTCCAG gtGCAGAGAGAGACCGGCGGCGGCCATGTTGAATCCACATTTTGAAGTTGACGTTTCCTCAGTCAGCTGCCCTGGG TCtgcacacagagcagcagggtcagagtgggcggagccttcttcctccctccactTCCCTCGCTGGCTCACCAGTAACAAGACTGACATGAACTGCTCTGGGATCACCAGCGTTCCGGATCTGAAGTACCCGGCCTGGATCCAACGCTGTGACCTCAGTGAGACCCCCCCGCCCTCAGAGCAGCTGTGGGATGACCACG ATGTTCTTCTGCCCGGAGCTCCCAGAAACAGAGCTCCGTCCTGGGTAGCGGACCTGGAGGAAGCAGAGCCCGACCAAACGACCAATCAG CTGTCTCTCAGAGATCTCCGGCTTCAGTTTGCTGAACAGATTCCTCTCCTGGCTGCAGGGAGACACAGCTCTGACGTCATGGAAACGCTCTTCAGAG ACAACAGGATGGAGTCTCTGATCCAGAAGGCCGATCAGGTGTTGGACCGTCTGTCTCACAGATCTAGAGAAGCAGAACCAG tcgGTCCTACTGATTGTGCTGAAGCTGTCAGTCAGGTGAACactgaggagctgctgctctgtTCTCCCTCACGCCGCCACCCCTTTGCTTG GGACCAGGCGCCTCCATCAGGGAGCTTGACAGAGGAGCTAAAGACCCACAGAGGAGCTCAG gaagagATCTCCGGTCTCCATAGTAACGTTATCCTCAAGCAGCCAGGTCCTGTGGAGGCTCTGAAACAGATGCTGTTCAGACTGCAGGcggtggaggcggagcttcagcGACAACaggtcccgccccccccgacgCCCTCTGTCGGGCTGCAGACGGAGGAGGCTCCAGTGAAGCAG AGGCTTGAAGGTGAAGCGCAGCTGGAGAGTTTTCCTGGTGGTCCGTCCCTACAGAG AGCTATGCATCACCTGAGCCGCCTGAAGGTGCTGGTGGAAGAACCCCGAGAGAAACACgccgaggaggagagggacgaaGATGAAGGACGCtactcttcttcttcagctgacAGACTCATCACTCAGCAGAAACCCTGCTCAAGCTAA